From Streptomyces sp. TLI_235, a single genomic window includes:
- a CDS encoding HAD superfamily hydrolase (TIGR01509 family)/HAD superfamily hydrolase (TIGR01549 family), giving the protein MIKAVAFDVGECLVDETREYGTWADWLGVPRHTFVAQFGAVIAEGRDYRETFQVFRPGFDLDEERENRAEAGRPEWFGEEDVYPDVRRTFVRLRADGLRLAIAGNQTVRAGKILRELFEGDVDLIGTSDDWGASKPDPSFFERVAEAVAFAPQEILYVGDRLDNDVLPALAAGMRTALIRRGPWGWIQQHDPAADRSTFRIDSLAELPELIAKFNAAGH; this is encoded by the coding sequence ATGATCAAGGCAGTGGCTTTCGACGTTGGCGAGTGCCTGGTGGACGAGACCAGGGAGTACGGCACGTGGGCCGACTGGCTCGGCGTCCCCCGGCACACTTTCGTGGCACAGTTCGGCGCCGTCATCGCCGAGGGCCGGGACTACCGCGAGACGTTCCAGGTGTTCCGGCCGGGCTTCGACCTGGACGAGGAGCGCGAGAATCGTGCCGAGGCTGGCCGGCCGGAGTGGTTCGGCGAGGAGGACGTGTACCCGGATGTCCGCCGCACGTTCGTCCGTCTCCGGGCCGACGGTCTGCGGCTGGCCATTGCCGGGAACCAGACCGTGCGCGCCGGGAAGATCCTGCGCGAGCTCTTCGAGGGCGACGTCGACCTGATCGGAACGAGCGACGACTGGGGTGCCAGCAAGCCGGACCCGTCGTTCTTCGAGCGCGTCGCCGAGGCCGTGGCGTTCGCCCCGCAGGAGATCCTCTACGTTGGTGACCGCCTCGACAACGACGTGCTGCCCGCGCTCGCTGCCGGAATGCGCACCGCGCTGATCCGCCGCGGGCCGTGGGGCTGGATCCAGCAGCACGACCCGGCTGCCGATCGGTCGACGTTCCGGATCGACTCGCTCGCCGAGCTGCCCGAGCTGATCGCCAAGTTCAACGCTGCAGGGCACTGA
- a CDS encoding dinuclear metal center YbgI/SA1388 family protein — protein MPKLSDVIAALEELYPPQWAESWDAVGLVCGDPDAEVRRVLFAVDPVQAVVDEAAAWGADLVVTHHPLYLRGTTSVAATTFKGRVVHSLIRQGIALHVAHTNADHADPGVSDALAEAVGLRVTGPLVPDPTDPAGRRGGGRIGVLPEPMTLAAFAAQVAAGLPATATGVRVAGDPQRTISRVAVCGGSGDSFFAEVRAAGVDAYVTADLRHHPASEASEAAPVALVDAAHWATEWPWLNLAAQSLTEAAGKHGWELETKVSHLVTDPWTGHAPMPYTA, from the coding sequence GTGCCGAAACTGTCCGACGTGATCGCCGCGCTCGAAGAGCTGTACCCGCCGCAGTGGGCGGAGTCCTGGGACGCCGTCGGGCTGGTCTGCGGCGACCCGGACGCCGAGGTCCGCCGGGTGCTCTTCGCCGTCGACCCGGTGCAGGCGGTCGTGGACGAGGCCGCCGCGTGGGGCGCCGACCTGGTCGTCACCCACCACCCCCTCTACCTGCGCGGCACGACCAGTGTCGCCGCCACCACCTTCAAGGGCCGCGTGGTGCACTCCCTGATCCGGCAGGGCATCGCGCTGCACGTCGCGCACACCAACGCCGACCACGCCGACCCCGGCGTCTCCGACGCCCTCGCCGAGGCGGTCGGGCTGCGCGTCACCGGCCCGCTCGTCCCCGACCCGACCGACCCGGCGGGCCGCCGCGGCGGCGGCCGGATCGGCGTGCTGCCCGAGCCGATGACCCTCGCCGCCTTCGCCGCGCAGGTCGCCGCCGGGCTCCCCGCCACCGCCACCGGCGTCCGGGTCGCCGGCGACCCGCAGCGGACGATCAGCCGGGTCGCCGTCTGCGGCGGCTCCGGCGACAGCTTCTTCGCCGAGGTCCGCGCCGCCGGCGTCGACGCCTACGTCACCGCGGACCTGCGCCACCACCCTGCGTCCGAGGCGTCCGAGGCCGCCCCGGTCGCGCTCGTCGACGCCGCGCACTGGGCCACCGAGTGGCCCTGGCTGAACCTCGCCGCCCAGTCGCTGACCGAGGCGGCCGGCAAGCACGGCTGGGAGCTGGAGACCAAGGTCTCCCACCTGGTCACCGACCCGTGGACGGGGCACGCCCCCATGCCGTACACCGCCTGA
- a CDS encoding RNB domain-containing protein yields MPRRQLSVRTADTARINTELAELRGRLEIRTDWPAEVLAEADRAAAVPRLPDTDATDLELFTLDPPDSLDLDQAMHLARRDGGYRVHYAIADVAAFVLPGGVVETEALRRVQTLYFPDIRVPLHPPRISEGAASLLPGRLRPAALWQIDLDADGAVVLADVRRAQVRSRRRLDYAGVQATLDAGEADEQLRLLAEIGRLREQQEAARGGISLPVPEQEVEPVDGGYRLAYRTPRPVDAWNAQISLLTGLAAADLMLDASIGLLRTLPAAPEAAYARLRRVARALGVDWPAAVSYPELIRSLDPADTRNAAFLEECTGLLRGAGYHAFDAGQGVPPPADPGHAALAAPYAHCTAPLRRLADRYAQEICLAVAGGTDVPGWVREELLGVPEVMERGDRRAHEVERACVDLIEAEVLRGREGEDFDAVVIDVDERRPAHGTVQLAEPAVVAKCDGDGVGLPLGERIRVRLTSADPATRTVRFAPV; encoded by the coding sequence ATGCCGCGTCGTCAACTGAGTGTCCGCACCGCCGACACCGCCCGGATCAACACCGAGCTCGCCGAGCTGCGCGGCCGGCTGGAGATCCGCACCGACTGGCCCGCCGAGGTGCTCGCCGAGGCGGACCGCGCGGCCGCCGTCCCCCGGCTGCCCGACACCGACGCCACGGACCTCGAACTCTTCACCCTCGACCCGCCGGACTCCCTGGACCTCGACCAGGCCATGCACCTGGCCCGCCGGGACGGCGGCTACCGGGTGCACTACGCCATCGCCGACGTCGCCGCCTTCGTCCTCCCGGGCGGGGTCGTGGAGACCGAGGCCCTGCGCCGGGTGCAGACCCTCTACTTCCCCGACATCCGGGTGCCGCTGCATCCGCCCCGGATCTCGGAGGGCGCCGCCAGCCTGCTGCCCGGCCGGCTGCGCCCCGCCGCGCTCTGGCAGATCGACCTCGACGCGGACGGCGCCGTGGTGCTCGCCGACGTCCGCCGCGCCCAGGTCCGCTCCCGCCGCAGACTCGACTACGCCGGCGTCCAGGCCACCCTCGACGCCGGCGAGGCCGACGAGCAGCTGCGACTGCTCGCCGAGATCGGACGGCTCCGCGAGCAGCAGGAGGCCGCCCGCGGCGGCATCAGCCTGCCCGTCCCCGAGCAGGAGGTCGAACCGGTCGACGGCGGCTACCGCCTCGCCTACCGCACGCCGCGCCCCGTCGACGCCTGGAACGCGCAGATCTCCCTGCTCACCGGGCTGGCCGCGGCCGACCTCATGCTGGACGCCAGCATCGGCCTGCTCCGCACCCTGCCCGCCGCCCCCGAGGCCGCCTACGCCCGGCTGCGCCGGGTCGCCCGCGCACTTGGCGTCGACTGGCCCGCCGCCGTGTCCTACCCCGAGCTGATCCGCTCCCTCGACCCCGCCGACACCCGCAACGCCGCCTTCCTGGAGGAGTGCACCGGCCTGCTGCGCGGCGCCGGTTACCACGCCTTCGACGCCGGCCAGGGGGTGCCGCCGCCCGCCGACCCGGGCCATGCCGCGCTGGCCGCGCCGTACGCGCACTGCACCGCGCCGCTGCGCCGGCTGGCCGACCGGTACGCCCAGGAGATCTGCCTGGCGGTGGCCGGCGGCACCGACGTGCCCGGCTGGGTGCGCGAGGAACTGCTCGGTGTGCCCGAGGTGATGGAGCGCGGGGACCGGCGGGCCCACGAGGTCGAGCGGGCCTGCGTCGACCTGATCGAGGCCGAGGTGCTGCGCGGCCGCGAGGGCGAGGACTTCGACGCCGTGGTGATCGACGTCGACGAGCGGCGCCCCGCCCACGGCACCGTGCAACTCGCCGAGCCCGCCGTCGTGGCCAAGTGCGACGGCGACGGGGTCGGACTGCCGCTCGGCGAACGCATCCGCGTCCGTCTCACCAGCGCCGACCCCGCCACCCGAACCGTCCGCTTCGCACCCGTGTGA
- a CDS encoding HAD superfamily hydrolase (TIGR01549 family) gives MIKSVVFDIGETLTSDTRYWTDWARWLGVPAHTMSALVGAVVAQGLDNAEAIRLIRPGCDVPAEWNARRAAGADEHLDEGDLYPDVRPALARLQDAGLWVGIAGNQNHRVGDVLRSMRLPADGVATSAEWGVSKPSPGFFARVAEWAPGDLQQILYVGDHPANDVAPAAAAGLRTAHLRRGPIGYLLADTAEAAAADYRADSLEDLVDQVLTAG, from the coding sequence ATGATCAAGTCGGTCGTGTTCGATATCGGCGAGACCCTGACCAGCGACACCCGGTACTGGACGGACTGGGCCCGGTGGCTCGGCGTCCCCGCGCACACCATGTCCGCCCTCGTCGGCGCGGTCGTCGCCCAAGGCCTCGATAACGCCGAGGCGATCCGGCTGATCCGGCCGGGCTGCGACGTGCCGGCTGAGTGGAACGCGCGGCGCGCGGCCGGCGCCGACGAGCACCTCGACGAGGGCGACCTCTACCCGGACGTCCGGCCCGCCCTGGCCCGCTTGCAGGACGCCGGGCTGTGGGTTGGCATCGCTGGCAACCAGAACCACCGCGTCGGCGACGTGCTGAGGTCGATGCGGCTGCCCGCCGACGGCGTCGCCACGTCGGCGGAGTGGGGCGTGTCGAAGCCCTCGCCCGGCTTCTTCGCTCGGGTCGCCGAGTGGGCGCCGGGCGACCTGCAGCAGATCCTCTACGTCGGCGACCACCCGGCGAACGATGTCGCCCCGGCCGCCGCGGCTGGCCTGCGGACCGCGCACCTCCGCCGCGGGCCGATCGGCTACCTCCTCGCCGACACCGCCGAGGCGGCCGCCGCGGACTACCGGGCCGACTCCCTCGAGGACTTGGTCGACCAGGTGCTCACGGCAGGTTGA
- a CDS encoding transcriptional regulator with XRE-family HTH domain: MPARTSTELGLRIATARAALRLSRRQIWEASGVSVSMIRKSEEGERVPSDAILEALARALRTTPEALLDGPGRSDSRVHAAIPALRTAVAAYDLPDDGPVRPLDELAAAVQAATDDRVNSRYARLSEQAPALLEELFRAVDQAAGDERRRAAHLLALAVRAADAVAYKHGYRDLSARMVELMRWAADRAEDDSLTATAAYVRTETHLASGRLTAGLRGLRAAVDEMPAPTTTPLAAAGAALHMRAAVVAGRLRDSSAAHDHLAEADRLGGAVPERLYEGTAVGPHSLRIHRLAVAVELAEPGALQAAVAEAGRWAPPLDLGAERRSHYWIDLARAQALIGRRQHAHESLEAARQIAPQHVREHGQVRDLLGTLVRLDRGKTARLVALARWAQAV, translated from the coding sequence ATGCCCGCCCGCACGAGTACCGAGCTCGGCCTCCGCATCGCGACCGCCCGCGCCGCCCTGCGACTGTCGAGGCGTCAGATCTGGGAGGCCAGCGGCGTCTCCGTCAGCATGATCCGCAAGAGCGAGGAGGGGGAGCGCGTCCCTTCCGACGCGATCCTCGAGGCGCTCGCGCGGGCTCTGCGGACGACGCCCGAGGCGCTCCTCGACGGGCCCGGCCGGTCGGACAGCAGGGTGCACGCCGCGATCCCCGCGCTGCGGACCGCAGTCGCGGCGTACGACCTGCCGGATGACGGCCCGGTGCGGCCGTTGGACGAGCTCGCCGCGGCAGTGCAGGCCGCGACGGACGACCGGGTGAACAGCCGGTACGCGCGCCTCTCCGAGCAGGCTCCGGCGCTCCTCGAGGAGCTGTTCCGCGCGGTCGACCAGGCCGCCGGCGATGAGCGGCGCCGCGCCGCGCACCTCCTCGCGCTCGCCGTGCGGGCAGCCGACGCGGTGGCCTACAAGCACGGGTACCGCGACCTCAGCGCGCGCATGGTGGAGTTGATGCGGTGGGCCGCCGACCGGGCCGAGGACGACTCGCTGACCGCCACCGCAGCCTACGTCCGCACCGAGACTCACCTCGCGTCTGGCCGCCTCACCGCTGGCCTGCGAGGTCTGCGCGCCGCCGTCGATGAGATGCCCGCGCCGACCACCACGCCGCTCGCCGCCGCCGGGGCAGCGCTGCACATGCGGGCCGCTGTCGTCGCTGGCCGGCTCCGTGACTCATCTGCCGCGCACGACCACCTCGCGGAGGCGGACCGGCTCGGCGGCGCGGTGCCCGAGCGGCTGTATGAGGGCACTGCGGTGGGCCCTCACTCGCTCCGTATTCACCGGCTGGCCGTTGCGGTGGAGCTTGCCGAGCCGGGTGCCCTGCAGGCCGCGGTCGCGGAGGCCGGCCGCTGGGCGCCGCCGCTGGACCTCGGCGCCGAGCGCAGGTCGCACTACTGGATCGACCTCGCCCGGGCGCAGGCATTGATCGGCCGCCGGCAGCACGCGCACGAGTCGCTCGAGGCGGCCCGGCAGATCGCTCCACAGCACGTCCGGGAGCACGGCCAGGTGCGCGACCTGCTTGGAACGCTGGTCCGGCTCGACAGGGGGAAGACCGCCCGGCTGGTGGCGCTTGCCCGGTGGGCCCAGGCGGTCTGA
- a CDS encoding putative phosphoglycerate mutase yields MSPRRFIVEADGGSRGNPGPAGFGAVVRDADTGAIIAEAAEFIGHATNNVAEYRGLIAGLRAAHGLDPDAPVDVRMDSKLVVEQMSGRWKIKHPDMQPLAAEARTVFPRGRVTYTWIPRERNKDADRLANEAMDAGRAGRQWEPKAAASAAAAPAEEALPEPAAPRAGWAAPADLGTPTTFVLLRHGETALTPQKRFSGSGGTDPELSDKGRWQAERVAEALAARGTVQAVVSSPMRRTRETAEAVAQRLGLEVRIEDGLRELDFGAWEGLTFAEVQQQYPDDLNTWLASAKAKPTGSSESFAGLAHRTGVARDKILARHPGRTVLVVSHVSPIKTLVRLALGAPPDAVYRMELSAASLCAVQYYSDGNASLRLLNDTSHLR; encoded by the coding sequence ATGTCCCCCCGCAGGTTCATCGTCGAGGCCGACGGCGGCTCCCGGGGCAACCCGGGGCCGGCCGGCTTCGGGGCCGTCGTCCGGGACGCCGACACCGGGGCGATCATCGCCGAGGCCGCCGAGTTCATCGGCCACGCCACCAACAACGTGGCCGAGTACCGCGGCCTGATCGCCGGCCTGCGGGCCGCCCACGGCCTCGACCCGGACGCCCCGGTCGACGTCCGGATGGACTCCAAGCTCGTCGTCGAGCAGATGTCCGGCCGCTGGAAGATCAAGCACCCCGACATGCAGCCGCTGGCCGCCGAGGCCCGCACTGTCTTCCCGCGCGGCCGCGTCACCTACACCTGGATCCCGCGCGAGCGGAACAAGGACGCCGACCGGCTCGCCAACGAAGCCATGGACGCCGGCCGCGCCGGCCGCCAGTGGGAGCCGAAGGCCGCCGCCTCCGCCGCGGCAGCCCCGGCGGAGGAGGCACTGCCCGAGCCCGCCGCCCCGCGGGCCGGCTGGGCCGCCCCCGCCGACCTCGGCACCCCCACCACCTTCGTCCTGCTCCGGCACGGCGAGACCGCCCTCACTCCGCAGAAGCGCTTCTCCGGCAGCGGCGGCACCGACCCCGAACTCTCCGACAAGGGCCGCTGGCAGGCCGAACGGGTCGCCGAGGCGCTCGCCGCCCGCGGCACCGTCCAGGCCGTCGTCAGCTCCCCGATGCGGCGCACCCGGGAGACCGCCGAGGCCGTCGCCCAGCGGCTCGGACTCGAGGTCCGGATCGAGGACGGCCTGCGGGAGCTCGACTTCGGCGCCTGGGAGGGCCTCACCTTCGCCGAGGTCCAGCAGCAGTACCCCGACGACCTGAACACCTGGCTCGCCTCCGCCAAGGCGAAGCCCACCGGCAGCAGCGAGAGCTTCGCCGGCCTCGCCCACCGGACGGGCGTCGCCCGCGACAAGATCCTCGCCCGCCACCCCGGCCGGACGGTCCTCGTCGTCTCCCACGTCAGCCCCATCAAGACCCTCGTCCGGCTCGCCCTCGGGGCCCCGCCCGACGCCGTCTACCGCATGGAGCTCTCCGCGGCCTCCCTCTGCGCCGTCCAGTACTACAGCGACGGCAACGCCTCCCTGCGCCTCCTCAACGACACCAGCCACCTGCGGTAG
- a CDS encoding EmrB/QacA subfamily drug resistance transporter, translating to MSLSRPVPPPPPGPGCDGPAPAPPAPAADRRRRLLVLAVCCLSLFIVSLDTTVVNVALPAVQHDLGAPASGLQWVIDAYTLVLAALLMLSGSVADRVGRRRIFLIGLLVFVLGSLLCSLAPGLGWLIAFRGLQAVGGSMLNPVAMSIITNTFTAPRERAQAIGVWGGVVGISMALGPLIGGFLVDSAGWPAIFLVNVPIGLAAFVLTVRYVPESRSPRPRRLDPVGQLLMLLLLGCGTAAIIEGPGHGWTSPLILALAGVALAALVLLPLWESRVSEPLIDPRFFASVPFSGATVTAVCAFASLGGFLFLNALYLQDVRGYDPVEAGLFTLPMAVMMLVFAPVSGRIVGRSGPRMPMVCAGVALAASGLLLTRVEADSPPALVLGAYALFGLGFGLVNAPITNSAVSGMPLAQAGVAAAVASTSRSVGQSLGVAVIGTVVTSALVGPVATGFAEASHAGWWIVTGLGLAIIGLGLVTTTPRAAASAAGVAARLDPGRAGVPGGAPERLR from the coding sequence ATGTCCCTGAGCCGACCCGTTCCCCCGCCGCCGCCCGGCCCCGGCTGTGACGGCCCCGCCCCCGCTCCGCCCGCCCCTGCCGCCGACCGGCGGCGCCGCCTGCTGGTGCTGGCGGTCTGCTGCCTCAGCCTGTTCATCGTCAGCCTCGACACCACCGTGGTGAACGTCGCGCTGCCGGCCGTCCAGCACGACCTGGGCGCGCCCGCCTCCGGCCTGCAGTGGGTCATCGACGCCTACACCCTGGTGCTCGCCGCGCTGCTGATGCTCTCCGGCTCGGTCGCCGACCGGGTCGGGCGGCGGCGGATCTTCCTGATCGGCCTGCTGGTCTTCGTCCTCGGCTCGCTGCTGTGCAGCCTCGCCCCCGGCCTCGGCTGGCTGATCGCCTTCCGCGGCCTGCAGGCGGTCGGGGGCTCGATGCTCAACCCGGTCGCGATGTCGATCATCACCAACACCTTCACCGCCCCGCGCGAGCGCGCCCAGGCGATCGGCGTCTGGGGCGGCGTGGTCGGCATCTCCATGGCGCTCGGCCCGCTGATCGGCGGCTTCCTGGTGGACAGCGCCGGCTGGCCGGCGATCTTCCTGGTCAACGTGCCGATCGGCCTCGCCGCCTTCGTGCTGACCGTGCGGTACGTGCCCGAGTCCCGCTCGCCGCGGCCGCGCCGGCTCGACCCGGTCGGCCAGCTGCTCATGCTGCTGCTGCTCGGCTGCGGCACCGCCGCGATCATCGAGGGCCCCGGGCACGGCTGGACGTCGCCGCTGATCCTCGCCCTCGCCGGGGTGGCGCTGGCCGCCCTCGTGCTGCTGCCCCTGTGGGAGTCGCGGGTGAGCGAGCCGCTGATCGACCCGCGGTTCTTCGCCAGCGTGCCGTTCAGCGGTGCCACCGTCACCGCGGTCTGCGCCTTCGCCTCGCTCGGCGGATTCCTCTTCCTCAACGCGCTCTACCTGCAGGACGTCCGCGGCTACGACCCGGTCGAGGCCGGGCTGTTCACCCTGCCGATGGCCGTGATGATGCTGGTCTTCGCGCCGGTCTCCGGGCGGATCGTCGGGCGGTCTGGGCCGCGGATGCCGATGGTCTGCGCGGGCGTCGCGCTGGCCGCCAGCGGGCTGCTGCTCACCCGGGTCGAGGCGGACTCGCCACCGGCCCTCGTCCTCGGCGCCTACGCGCTGTTCGGTCTCGGCTTCGGGCTGGTGAACGCGCCGATCACCAACTCGGCGGTCTCCGGGATGCCGCTCGCCCAGGCCGGGGTGGCGGCCGCCGTCGCCTCCACCAGCCGCTCGGTCGGCCAGTCGCTCGGGGTCGCGGTGATCGGCACCGTGGTCACCTCCGCGCTGGTCGGGCCGGTCGCCACCGGCTTCGCGGAGGCCAGCCACGCCGGTTGGTGGATCGTCACCGGGCTCGGCCTCGCCATCATCGGCCTCGGTCTGGTCACCACGACGCCGCGGGCCGCCGCGAGCGCCGCCGGGGTCGCCGCCCGGCTGGATCCCGGCCGGGCCGGTGTGCCGGGCGGTGCCCCCGAGCGGCTACGATGA
- a CDS encoding prolyl oligopeptidase family protein, whose protein sequence is MSTVARTASQALRRFGFTFAADGSHAACLAAGPDGGWYAESWRLPADGSPAEPVPLPPPAGRTESLRSQPVALSDGRVLVRRHDGERHDLVVLSAAREEREQQLARLWLPGLRLLPMPGGGAVALGTDGRPVTTVWRIAADGSPPAQVAELPGMYGGGLWLDTAGRLLALDRVADVSVRTVVLDLDGGAVTPLLEIAEGSNDRLVLFDPPSGFGVVRSDAPGADRLGWVLLGGSDPVRFPDCLHQPGPVPRPIALAPGGGTDPRVVLQLDHGAATALALWQPSTGRLDRLPAPPGRFGETGHWSAAGLRVPYSAPDRPAALATLDVDALLAAGAAAGPGAVPPPLPLQLAPLAPHAAPDDLPGGAHPPGWRVDGSAEPGDGGSWQAARPVHLGGPAGPLEAVVYGGDSWLAAPHLVLALHGGPADAWRLEFDPALQRMAGRGTAVVAPNQRGSTGYGPAHEAAVHGAWGGPDLDDVLHLLDGLAEQRAALGLEPPALFGVSYGGFLALLAAAHAPAGHLARCAVVAPFLSGARLLAEAAEPVRAMCERLGGAAEAQDVRGPRDVLRLAHRLTAPLLIVHGDRDEVVPVGQSRTLRHELLRLGRAEGTDFRYVEAAGAGHELLAEEGAAVLHELLAGFLRTGRPA, encoded by the coding sequence ATGAGCACCGTCGCCCGGACCGCCTCCCAGGCACTGCGCCGGTTCGGGTTCACCTTCGCCGCCGACGGCTCGCACGCCGCCTGCCTCGCCGCCGGTCCGGACGGCGGCTGGTACGCCGAGAGCTGGCGGCTGCCCGCGGACGGCTCCCCCGCGGAGCCCGTCCCGCTGCCGCCGCCCGCCGGCCGCACCGAGAGCCTGCGCTCGCAGCCCGTCGCGCTGTCCGACGGGCGGGTGCTGGTCCGCCGGCACGACGGCGAGCGGCACGACCTCGTCGTCCTGTCGGCCGCCCGGGAGGAGCGCGAGCAGCAGCTGGCCCGGCTCTGGCTGCCGGGGCTCCGGCTGCTGCCGATGCCGGGCGGCGGGGCGGTCGCGCTCGGCACCGACGGGCGGCCGGTCACCACGGTCTGGCGGATCGCCGCCGACGGTTCGCCGCCCGCCCAGGTCGCCGAACTGCCCGGGATGTACGGCGGCGGCCTCTGGCTGGACACCGCGGGCCGTCTGCTGGCCCTGGACCGGGTCGCCGACGTGTCGGTGCGCACCGTCGTCCTGGATCTCGACGGCGGCGCCGTCACCCCGCTGCTGGAGATCGCCGAGGGCAGCAACGACCGGCTGGTGCTGTTCGACCCGCCGAGCGGCTTCGGGGTCGTCCGCAGCGACGCCCCCGGGGCCGACCGGCTCGGCTGGGTACTGCTCGGCGGCTCCGACCCGGTCCGCTTCCCGGACTGCCTGCACCAGCCCGGCCCGGTGCCGCGGCCGATCGCGCTCGCCCCCGGCGGGGGCACCGATCCGCGTGTCGTCCTGCAGCTCGACCACGGCGCGGCGACCGCCCTCGCGCTCTGGCAGCCCTCCACCGGCCGGCTGGACCGCCTGCCCGCCCCGCCCGGCCGGTTCGGCGAGACCGGCCACTGGTCGGCGGCCGGCCTGCGCGTCCCGTACTCGGCGCCGGACCGCCCGGCAGCCCTCGCCACCCTCGACGTGGACGCCCTGCTGGCGGCCGGCGCCGCCGCAGGCCCTGGCGCCGTGCCGCCGCCACTGCCGCTGCAGCTCGCCCCGCTGGCCCCGCACGCGGCCCCCGACGACCTGCCGGGCGGCGCGCACCCGCCCGGCTGGCGGGTCGACGGCTCGGCCGAGCCCGGGGACGGCGGCAGCTGGCAGGCCGCGCGGCCGGTGCACCTCGGCGGCCCGGCCGGCCCGCTGGAGGCCGTGGTGTACGGCGGGGACTCCTGGCTGGCCGCCCCGCACCTGGTGCTGGCGCTGCACGGCGGCCCCGCCGATGCCTGGCGGCTGGAGTTCGACCCGGCGCTGCAGCGGATGGCCGGCCGCGGCACCGCCGTGGTCGCCCCCAACCAGCGCGGCTCGACGGGCTACGGGCCCGCGCACGAGGCGGCCGTACACGGCGCCTGGGGCGGCCCGGACCTCGACGACGTCCTGCACCTGCTGGATGGCCTGGCCGAGCAGCGGGCCGCCCTCGGGCTGGAGCCGCCCGCCCTCTTCGGCGTGAGCTACGGCGGCTTCCTGGCGCTGCTCGCCGCCGCGCACGCGCCCGCCGGGCACCTCGCGCGGTGCGCGGTGGTGGCGCCCTTCCTGTCCGGCGCCCGGCTGCTCGCCGAGGCCGCGGAGCCGGTGCGGGCGATGTGCGAGCGCCTCGGCGGCGCCGCCGAGGCGCAGGACGTCCGCGGGCCGCGCGACGTGCTGCGGCTGGCCCACCGGCTGACCGCGCCGCTGCTGATCGTGCACGGCGACCGGGACGAGGTGGTGCCGGTCGGGCAGTCGCGCACGCTCCGTCACGAGCTGCTGCGGCTCGGCCGCGCCGAGGGCACCGACTTCCGGTACGTGGAGGCGGCCGGGGCCGGCCACGAACTGCTGGCCGAGGAGGGCGCCGCCGTCCTGCACGAGCTGCTGGCCGGTTTCCTGCGCACCGGCCGGCCCGCCTGA
- a CDS encoding S-(hydroxymethyl)glutathione dehydrogenase/alcohol dehydrogenase, producing the protein MRAAILHETGQDTLEVRDDVETVDVGPGTVRVRMRAAGLCHSDLSAMSGVLPQPAPFVPGHEGAGEITEVGPGVTGLAPGDRVVLCWMPPCGGCAFCARGETHLCTASLKRLAEPTFRFGGGTAAYGFYSTGSFAEEAVVAADAVLRMPADLPFELAALVGCGVTTGFGAVVNTARVEPGATVAVLGAGGVGAAAVQAARISGAARVTAVDPVAARRERALALGATDAIAPEELRAAAKGLALGGYDYAVEAVGRSETVRAAYDAARRGGAVVVVGAGARDDRVAFSLGELFFNEKRVLSSLYGGGDVARTAARVVDLWRAGRLDLAALVTHRMPLEEVGRAIAGMRSGEALRTVLTFD; encoded by the coding sequence ATGCGCGCAGCGATCCTGCACGAGACCGGCCAGGACACGCTGGAGGTCCGCGACGACGTGGAGACGGTCGACGTCGGGCCCGGCACCGTCCGGGTCCGGATGCGTGCCGCCGGACTCTGCCACTCCGACCTCTCGGCGATGAGCGGCGTCCTGCCGCAGCCGGCGCCGTTCGTGCCCGGCCACGAGGGCGCCGGCGAGATCACCGAGGTCGGCCCGGGCGTCACCGGCCTCGCCCCCGGCGACCGGGTGGTGCTCTGCTGGATGCCGCCCTGCGGCGGCTGCGCGTTCTGCGCCCGCGGCGAGACCCACCTGTGCACCGCGAGCCTCAAGCGGCTCGCCGAGCCCACCTTCCGCTTCGGCGGCGGCACCGCCGCGTACGGCTTCTACAGCACCGGCAGCTTCGCCGAGGAGGCCGTGGTCGCCGCCGACGCCGTGCTGCGGATGCCCGCGGACCTGCCCTTCGAGCTCGCCGCCCTGGTCGGCTGCGGGGTCACCACCGGCTTCGGCGCGGTGGTGAACACCGCGCGGGTCGAGCCGGGCGCCACCGTCGCCGTGCTCGGCGCCGGCGGGGTCGGCGCGGCCGCCGTGCAGGCCGCCCGGATCAGCGGCGCCGCCCGGGTCACCGCCGTCGACCCGGTCGCCGCCCGCCGCGAGCGGGCCCTGGCACTCGGCGCCACCGACGCGATCGCCCCCGAGGAGCTGCGCGCCGCCGCCAAGGGCCTCGCCCTCGGCGGCTACGACTACGCGGTGGAGGCGGTCGGCCGCTCGGAGACCGTTCGCGCCGCCTACGACGCCGCCCGCCGCGGCGGCGCCGTGGTGGTGGTCGGCGCCGGCGCCCGCGACGACAGGGTCGCGTTCAGCCTCGGCGAACTGTTCTTCAACGAGAAGCGGGTCCTCAGCTCGCTGTACGGCGGCGGCGACGTCGCCCGCACCGCGGCCCGGGTGGTCGACCTGTGGCGGGCCGGCCGGCTCGACCTGGCCGCGCTGGTCACCCACCGGATGCCGCTCGAAGAGGTCGGCCGGGCGATCGCCGGGATGCGCAGCGGCGAGGCACTGCGCACGGTGCTCACCTTCGACTGA